DNA from Demetria terragena DSM 11295:
CAGAACCATGGCGTCGAAACGAATGGCCCCGAGCGAACGCAACCGTTCTTCCGCCACTCCCACCAGCCGCCGCCCGATTCCCCGACCGCGCGAGTCCGGGTCCACCGCCAGGCGGTACAGGTGTGCACGCCAGCCGTCCCACCCAGCGATGACCGTCCCGACGATTGCGCCGTCCAACTCGGCCACCACCAGTGAATCCGGG
Protein-coding regions in this window:
- a CDS encoding GNAT family N-acetyltransferase, with the translated sequence MSRSSSHAASIVRTASEEDVPALIQFWALAGENAARPGDDAELVENLLRRDPDSLVVAELDGAIVGTVIAGWDGWRAHLYRLAVDPDSRGRGIGRRLVGVAEERLRSLGAIRFDAMVLSDNALG